In Hallerella porci, the sequence TAACGATTGGACTTTCGATTTTACTCGCGCAATATTGGGGCAAAAAAGATACCGAAGCGGTTTCGAAAATTTTTTGCTACGGGCTTAAAATTTCTGCGATACTTTCCCTTTTATTTTCCATCGTCGCATTTATTTTCCCCGCGGAATTGATGCAAATTTTCACAAACGAAAAAGATTTGATTTTCGATGGTGCAAAGTATTTAAAAGTCGTTTCGTTCTCGTATTTTTTGACAGGGATTTCGCAAATCTTTTTATGCCTTTTTAAAAATTGCGAAAGGGCGTTTCAAAGCAGTTTGATTAGTTCTGTCGGCGTTGTGGCAAATATTATTTTCAATGCGATTTTTATTTTCGGATTATTTTCATTCCCTGCGCTTGGAATTGCGGGAGCCGCACTAGCGACGGTTTGCGCAAAAATAATCGAACTCACTTGGTGCATTTTAGATTTCAAATTCAAAAGTCAAATCAATTTCCAAATCAAACATTTAATTCGAAACGATATCATTTTTGTTCGCGATTTTTGGAAATATACATTCCCCGTTTTAGGAAACGAAATCGTTTGGGGCGTAGGCTTTACGATGTATTCTGTCATCATGGGGCACTTGGGAAGCGACGCCGTTGCCGCAAACTCGATTACAAACATTGCGAAAAATTTAATCGCTTGTTTTTGTATTGGGCTCGGAAGCGGTGGCGGCATTTTAGTCGGCATTGAACTTGGAAAAGGTAATTTAGAACATGCAAAATTATGCGGGGAAAAGTTGTGCCACTTGGCGATTTTCCTCGGGACGATTTCTGGAATTTTATTTATCCCGCTTTCGTTTTTAATTACTTCATTTGCCAATTTATCGGAAACGGCAAATGAATATTTGAAATGGATGCTTTT encodes:
- a CDS encoding MATE family efflux transporter, producing the protein MKFGTKLKTQSDFTSKLVSLVLPITFQQFMLALVSASDALMLGKLSQNALSAVALASQISFVQSLFLAALTIGLSILLAQYWGKKDTEAVSKIFCYGLKISAILSLLFSIVAFIFPAELMQIFTNEKDLIFDGAKYLKVVSFSYFLTGISQIFLCLFKNCERAFQSSLISSVGVVANIIFNAIFIFGLFSFPALGIAGAALATVCAKIIELTWCILDFKFKSQINFQIKHLIRNDIIFVRDFWKYTFPVLGNEIVWGVGFTMYSVIMGHLGSDAVAANSITNIAKNLIACFCIGLGSGGGILVGIELGKGNLEHAKLCGEKLCHLAIFLGTISGILFIPLSFLITSFANLSETANEYLKWMLLMCSYYMLGKSINSTTIAGIFCAGGDSKFGFVCDSITMWCVTVPLGFFAAFVLKLPVLAVFFIVNLDEIVKLPAVYLHYKKYRWVKNITR